One Elaeis guineensis isolate ETL-2024a chromosome 10, EG11, whole genome shotgun sequence genomic window carries:
- the LOC105036341 gene encoding uncharacterized protein, with amino-acid sequence MASSRLPPAPPAKPLDLEVTVVSAMHLKNVNWQHGDLKAYAVAYLDPDRRVATKPDDAGNTRPVWNERLFLPLAPTLLDPALLLTLDVFHSKPSETPKPLVGTARCPLKDLLGPDAFEAASSSGVAVDGCPSPIKTLELSRPSGRPQGKIRIKVAIRERPCPPLEPAYQFASPSGYYYSTAPPLSAREYRAYPPPPSLVPPYSHPMPSQPSPYPYGNYSDPYSGYYSSNAGYYSAPPAPAPARLYYGRVSAYGGPSAPVDYSSGPSSYEQKAKGGRLGMGAGLAVGAVAGALGGLALEEGLKYEEEKVAERVESDLAARDDYSDYRADY; translated from the coding sequence ATGGCTTCATCTCGGCTTCCTCCCGCTCCTCCGGCGAAGCCCCTGGACCTGGAGGTGACGGTGGTCTCTGCGATGCACCTTAAGAACGTGAACTGGCAGCACGGCGACCTCAAAGCCTATGCTGTCGCCTACCTGGACCCCGACCGCCGCGTCGCCACCAAGCCCGACGACGCCGGCAACACCCGTCCCGTCTGGAACGAGCGACTCTTTCTCCCCCTTGCCCCCACCCTCCTCGATCCTGCGCTCCTGCTCACCCTCGACGTCTTCCACTCGAAACCATCCGAGACCCCCAAGCCCCTCGTCGGCACCGCCCGTTGTCCCCTCAAGGACCTCCTCGGCCCCGACGCCTTTGAAGCCGCGTCCTCCTCCGGCGTAGCCGTCGACGGATGCCCCTCCCCCATCAAAACCCTAGAGCTCTCCCGCCCCTCCGGCCGCCCCCAGGGCAAGATCCGGATCAAGGTCGCGATCCGGGAGCGCCCCTGCCCGCCACTGGAGCCCGCCTACCAATTCGCCTCTCCCTCCGGCTATTACTATTCCACGGCTCCTCCCCTTTCGGCCAGAGAGTACCGCGCCTATCCCCCTCCGCCTTCGCTCGTCCCTCCTTACAGCCACCCCATGCCGTCCCAGCCGTCACCATACCCTTACGGCAACTACTCCGATCCCTACTCTGGGTACTATTCCTCCAACGCCGGGTATTACTCCGCACCTCCCGCCCCGGCCCCGGCCCGGCTGTACTATGGTCGGGTATCGGCGTACGGTGGCCCGTCGGCGCCTGTGGACTACTCATCCGGCCCTTCTTCTTATGAGCAGAAGGCGAAGGGGGGCAGACTGGGAATGGGGGCCGGCCTGGCAGTTGGGGCGGTGGCCGGAGCACTGGGAGGGCTGGCTTTGGAAGAAGGGCTCAAGTATGAGGAGGAGAAGGTTGCGGAGAGGGTGGAGAGCGATCTTGCTGCGAGGGATGATTACAGCGACTATCGGGCAGACTACTGA